The genomic interval GCAAGCTTGATCATAATATGTTCATTCATTGTTAAGtaccacaaatatttttttctgacttgTGACCGAATGAACACAACATTTAATCACCTTTTCTGTCTTCTTATTACAAAAATATCCTGCAAGtgtgataaaaaatattttttattcattgtttagtatattaaatgtatttttccgaCTTCTGCAACAATATGATCTCACAATTTTCAAGGTTTCATCTTCCGGCAAAGGTAAAAAGCAATGCATTcccccagtggcggtccgtgcattttctcgtagcgccttcaacgggtaaaatccacttcctagcagcatttaatgattaaatacaaatactggagcttttcaggcaTGATGGTGAttggtgattttcccgggaaaagacagcgatggacgtcaatggcaatacggcaaaaattgcactaaaatggggtagaatccacttcctagcagcatttactgattaaatacaaacactggagcttaaatacaaacactggagcttttcagatatcagaaccgggcccacaattaagatattatttaggaatatagccatattttactcaccaaaaatcctttttaactgtacacaatagccatcctcctttctttcttccttcttttctatcgccaccGAAgataatgctgaaagtcgagcctgtcctgtcgtatttctggcatagtccatattgaaaatggctttaaatcaacacaacaatatatttgcttgtgcagcccgctccaaatacagtttgatagctctggccaatgactagcctcataattggtgaaagcgatgacgtatccctacgcctgcgagaaagcaatgacgtatccctacgcctgcgagaaggcaatgacgtatccctacgcctgcgagaaggcaatgacgtatccctacgcctgcgacaaggcattgtggtgttgccaactcgaaatctgattgcttaaagcaacagtcttgtcgacgcttgtttaatgcagcagagcctgcagaacggattgtgaaggccttgaggcagatttctgactctggcaacaaataatggctgaaatgtgattggttaaatgcttcaatatgaaaacacacatctggaagcagtgcaaccagggggaaaagcaatgaaaggaagctaacagacaatttggaattatttaataagtattgatggacaaaatataatctatgattcagatatttcttaggccagcagagaaggcccgccactgcattcacCCAAACTGGATTTTCTGGCAGCTTGTGTTCTTCTCAGCATTTCAGTGCATCGTAAGTCAGGCACCATCTTCTACCTGGTCACTTGGCACCTGTCAGCTTGAGCGTCCAAGCCCACTGACATGGCATCTGTCTAATAGACAGCTGAGGCAGGAAGACCCAAAGACCGCCGGTGGCGGCGGGCTCCCATTGCAGGGGTCCGTGACCCAACAGCATCACCTAAAGTAGTTTTtggaccaaaacaaaacaaccacagaccaaattttaaaatgtaattcctGATCAGAGAACAAAAATATCAACCAATCAGTACCGCTTCCAGGAAAACTACTGTGCAACCCGAGAAGGCATTGAAATGAATCACTGCGGCGCTGCAGGTGGCGTCAGGTGGTCCATTTTCACACACtacaactcattggctgctatgtTGGCAAAacacgtccaatctatttaattTCATTGATTGTCTATTGGCATCAAGGGCACTGAACATAATTGAAAGCCTTTGCAAGGGCTCACTCTCGTGGTAAGTGATAGAATTACTCAATGAAAGGGATGTTTTTGAGGCTGAAGCCAATTCAGTTTTTAGCCTTTGGtcattgcgattggctggccagcaattcagggtgtcacccgcctggtacccgaagtcagctgggataggctccagcacccttcaaAGCTCTtgtagatgaatgaatgtcttcTGTCACCGAATAAGACTAGTAATTATTTTTAGGGTAACTTCATCTGTTGATCAATAAAGCTATGAATTGACTTGAATTACAGGCAGAAGATCACTTTTTTAGTATTTGTTTAAGTttagaacaaagaaaaaaattggggaaACTTTTTCCAGCGGGAGTTTTTggtttaaaatgtcattattattgATTACATTCAAAATGTGAATGTGTTTAAGAACGTAATACAGAGCAGTACTagattcaatcttttttttctttaaaaaaaatacttttgcatttgattgtttggattttttttatcttagtgTTTAAACTGTGCATTATGTAACAACTACAACTACACTATATTATAGACTATACTACTATAGAAAACACACTCGACCCTGAATATGCATGTATaagaaatgttttgttgttttaggcctgaattagttttttttgtatgcatAATCCAAAATTGATCTATTTTCACTGTcacatcaatttttttaaactataaggTCTTTgtttatatgaagaaaaaaaacattgtacttAACCTGTGCActttttgtttcattaaaaTGCTCAATTATtgacatgtacatatatgtacagaAAAGAATTTGGTACACTGAAGAACAAAATGGTGGCCAAGAATCTGACTCCAAAGTCAGTCAACTGACTTTAATTTCGGAATTTTAACTATAACGTTAAGAATGACTTTAATGTCACAATCTTGGCCACCttatttattattcaattttgctaatccagttcatttaacaCTACTATTATGTTTTTACAAAGACTAATTGATATGACAAGAGAAATACTTCGACCACTTTTGTAATCTGCACAAAGAACTGTCAGACCTTAAACAATAGATTTTTTAACATTGTTGCACTGTGCTGATGCCCATTTAaagttaaatgaaaatataaaaaatacacccaaaaatattattttcctttAAATTCCACCCCAAAATACTGAATAAGCACGAATTAAGCCCCATGAAGGCGTTTTCATGGGTCAGTtgataaaatttaaattttctgGAACTGTCAATCTAAAAAGCTAACAAAACACAGACTTTTTTTGCACTTGTAAAACAAAACTTACCTGAGTGTGTCCTGATTTAAAACCAGGTTCGCTAAGGAGCAAAGTCCCTTTAGCTGGCCACTCAAAGAAGAAGGCAAAGATGGTGTCCTGCCACGATTTGGCTGTGTACCAAACGCCAGGCGTAACGGAATCCTTCTGGGCCCTCCAGGCGCTGCTGTTATAAACCGCTTCACCATTGACCCCAAGCCATTGACCCATCTGACGCAGGCGCTCCTCAAAGATTGGTGCGATTGTTCCATCTGCCGTTGGACCCACGTTCATCAGCAGATTGCCACCGCAGGACACAGTCTCCACCAACATCTAGAAAAAGACAGTCTTACCAATTGGGTTTGAAAGACCATTTTGGAAATTTACAAAAGGTCCCAAAAAGAAGAACAGATCTTAAACCGAATGCTAGAAAAATTGATTACATTATGCCctgacagtaatccctcgaatatcacggttaatgtagtagaccagacatggccgcgataatcgaaaaatcgcgaagtagggtcacccctattataacaaccattttttttcttcattgccgagtcctagtagcaagagtggcttccgcttacgagttccagcatggattttcacatttttatgactaacttccttatgatattgaccctaataatgtgcttttgattcatacagtatcaaagaaataccacgtgtgatgatttttatcaagattttcccttcaaagtaacacatttgtattccattctgaaaccatgaatatggaggtgaaaattgtgaatcagggggcggcttatacgcgagaaattgtaaaattcaatcattttaaggcaattttaggggtgcggcttacacgcgggggtggcttatatgcgataaaatacggtaactttggCTAGACAGTCACCTCCACAATCTCCTCGATGCTGAGGTAATCAGCCAGCGGGGCGTTGCGCCTGTAGCCCCACGACTTTTTGTCAATGGTCATGCAGTTTTCCCACTTGTGTGGCAACAGGTGACCCGGTTGGTAGCGGTCGGCGCAGGTGTAGTAGCCGCCATGTTTGCAGATGGAGCCCAAGCCCCACCGGTCGTTCGTCACCACCGTGTCCCGCACTGGACTGTGGGGTAACAAAAAcgacaagaaaaacaacaacaaaaactacagACTGCAACTTCTGCagaattggttaaaaaaatcaatatttaccTGTCGTTATAGAGCCAGGCTAGAAACCCAGTACTGTTCCAGTAACTTTCGGGTGCATCCCCATCTCCATCTGACCACAGCACGTCTGGCTTGTACGTCATCACCAGCTGGTAGAGTTCAGGCAGGCTTTTGGCGAGGGGGAAGCGATTGGTGGAGAAGTTGTTGGCAGCGTCCTGCAGGAACAATGGATGAAACCACTCGAAGAGTGAGTGGTATAGTCCCAGGCGCAGATCAGTGTGGGTACGGAGGGTGCTCGCCACTTCCGCCACCAGGTCACGCTTAGGGCCCACATCTATCGCATTCCAGTTCCACGAGGTCTCGGAGCCCCACAGCGTGAAGCCTGGGTACAAACAGCCAAATGACATCAGTACAGTAAACCGTCATTTTTGTAATTTGTAATTTTGGCACAGTACAATAAGAGATTGACTTAATGCAAATACTGTCTGAAACGATCGTTACACAAATGTTTTGGTGGAAATTGccaataagtggtcaacatgtGTTCCTTCGAAAGAATCTTGCTTGGACGTAGGAGGTCGCTGATTCCCAATTTCAGATCAAATTTtactacatacatatttattgaaTAAATAGACCATAATTCCAATACAAAAACAACTGTTCTACCTCATTATtgaggtttcctcccacattccaaagacatgcatgggaggctgattggacactctaaaattgccctaaggtatgaatgtgagcgtgaatggttgtttgtctccttgtcccctgcctctgacccGTCAGCTggtatagactccagcacccccccgcgaggctagtgaggataaagcggttcagaaaatgagatgagagatgaatgCAGCACCTTCATGATGTTTGGTGGTCAGCACAATGTACTTGGCTCCCGATGCAGAAAAGATGTCCACCCATTGCTTGGCGTCAAAGAACTCAGCGGTGAACTGGGGTGCAAAGTCTTGATATTTGAACCCGGGAGGGTAGTTTCTTTGCATAAAGGCCTCATATGACGGCAGCTTTTGGCCCTTCCAGTACCACCTGCAAGATTAATGTTTCAAAAGCAACTTGGCGTCAGCATCGCTCACCGTCAGTTAATTTGATTTCAATTTTTACTGCTTGATTTAAAAGACTGTCCAAAATAAACGCTTTACCAGAACCACTCACTGCCGAAGCTGGGCACAGAGAAGACCCCCCAGTGGATAAAAATTCCGAATTTGGCCTGGTCGTACCAATCCGGAAGTGGCCTCGAGTCAATGGACTCCCAGTTTGGTTCATACTTGGCTTCGTTGATCCGTAGGTATATCAGCCAAAGAAGGACAAACTTAGCAGTTAATGCAGTCATTTTCTGTCCGAATCACTCCAATAAACTcgttaagataaaataaaataaaaaaagaggaaacgTTGAGCGCTAGATTTCTGTTTATAAACATGGAAGTCAACGTGGATATATGACGTAAAAGATCAGTACGTTTGATTTATATACCAATAGTTTGCGTCAAGTGGTTTCAGCTAACAGTCCTTTGTTGCACCGCCCATGCGGGAGTCACTGTGTATGAGATAACAGTCAATAAGTGTTGCGCATGCTCACTTGTATTTGCTACCCGGATGTTTTGATACCAAGATGCGTGGCTACCTCGACTGCCACTGTCACATCTCCTCGGGAGATTTTGACAAGGTATACATAACATTTATCGGAAGCTTTAATCTTTATTCCGTCTTAAAGTTCTAACCTTTATCTTTCAGGACCTAGACACTGTTATCGAAGACTCCAAAGCGGTGGGTCAATCGCTCTTTCGAGTCTTCTCACTGGTTATTTGTGTCAAAAATGTACTCCGGTCAAGCCAAAATACCCATGCAGCAACtttaatgtcaattttctccaaatttaatttgtgaaattgcataattttaatTATTGGAGTAATGAGAGATGTCACCTACCAACACTGACCCACGTTGCCTGGGAACTCTGGAAAAATCACAGTATGTACTACGAAAATGGGAAGTGCAACCACGACCGAACTATGCATGCAGGAActttaattataattttctccaaatgtaaTTTATTGAATTTGCATAATTTTAAATATTGGAGTAGTGAGAGATGTCATCTACTAAGACTGACCCATCTTGCCTGGGAACTATGGAAAAATCCTGAATTACagtaccacaaaaatgggaAGTGCAATGATGACAAAGTACGCATTTAGCAACTACAtttccaattttctccaaatgtaaTCTGTGAatttgcataattttgagtatGTGTACTGCTGGGATTGACACACCTTGTtttgaaattatgaaaaaaatctgttgagAGTATTTTTGAGAGTTTAAAAGCGCTACAAACACACGAAGATCACCACTGTGACACCACTCCtctgttttgaatggaattaccgtaatgcttggactaAGCGGACAGACTATTTTGAGCGTCCGCGAACATCCACTGGCTTGACCGCAGTCTGAAATATAGACTGGAAATAGTACTTGCCAATTGTTTTCAATTTCCAGGCTGGACTGTTGGCTTTATTGGCCGTGGCCGAGCATGCTGGGGAATTTGACAAGATCATTGCATTGTCAAAGAGGTAACTCTTAACATTAAAACTCCGTAGGCTGTTaatcactttttgtacctgacaATGTACTTATTTATggctatttatgttgactacttacttatgtcTATTACTTATGTACTTATGCTGACCACTTACTTAtgtacttatgttgactacttacttatgttaCTACTTTTGTACCTATGTTGACTGTTTATTACAGTCTTAcctcaattatcgcgacttcacttatcgcaatttttttctgctattaatttttttttttaaatctctctctctctagaaaaaaaggtagttataataggggtgatcctacttcacaatttttcaattatcacggccatgtctggtctacatttaccgcaatatttgagggattactgtacagtggtaactcgacatacgagcaccctgacatacgagcaaaatttcgagcaaataatcaTCTCTAGATACGACACAAATTTCAAGATACGAGAAAGcgaggtggccaagacatgagaggctgtttatgattttagcccactgtcttttttgccgcatctctttcgtgtataacagatatctaggAGCACTGGGCGGTGCTTTTTCCCatactcagcgcgaatggcggagcgatcgctatcatacgaggagtatatattacttctcgttggcaagtggtcgtgcattatcctattgtgaggagatttgtgtgcatcattttcggaatattttgaagggaatacaaaagcaaacagcccatagaaagtgaaagtcagggtggaggcggggcaaatagagcggAAGCAAGGAGCTGAAGATAGGTATCAAAcgttaatacaaaattagaatgaagtttagtgtaaggtaagattaaacttatttttgagtgtgtctgcatcgtaatccaagttcatttaaatttgtttatgttatgttacgtgaAATTGCATAGACTGTTTTTTCAGagcgttggaacgaattaatttgtttttatttcatttcaatgggaaacgttcattcgagttacgagaatatcgacatacgagctcccggaacattaagctcgtatctcgaggtaccactgtacttatgttgactactatttatGGTGACTACTTATAATGTGTGCACCTTATGGTGaagcttgtataatgacaataaaggcattccattcaatttcaattttgatGCCATTGTTCGCCTTAATAGACCATTCTTACATTTACAATTTTGTGATTGTTTTAGATTTCCAGGGTTTGTTTTCCCTTGCCTCGGAGTCCACCCTGTTCAAGAAGTGTCCTCTGATGAACACAGGAGTGCTTCATTATTGGTTGGAATTTTAAcccaaatattttcatatatggAATTGTCTCTGTTTTTAAGAAACTGGAATGAGTCACAAATAAATGTTCAATAACGTGATTAAACCACAGTGGTCACTCAAATGGacatctattcaaaagttgtcattagtttaactcattcgctgcctGCACTGGACACAGAGTATgcgttgtggtagttagtaaatgAGTGAAATTGGAATTGAAAACACCCATTGTTGGCAAAAGTcatccaatttatttcaaattgaagAGACTTCTACACTTCTTtgagttgttctttttttttaaattcattacaATGCGTTGgagtgtttattttagattaaatttatcatacattttcaattttctattttttttaaacttttttttgatAGTAACTATTTGATTTTTCTCAAACATCTATTCTATTAATGTAGTTATTTTCTTTGaagtcatttatatatatttttttaattgttcatcaCAAAATACTAATATTAAAATTGGATGTCAAATAGGGCCTGTAAaatattaggttaggttaggttagaactttatttcatcccgtattcgggatggTATTCGGCCTCAATTGGCTCCTGATCTGCAGGTTTAAACCCCCTattccaggggtagggaaccatatgtggctcttttgatggatgcatatggctctccgctaacctgtgagataaaatatggaaaccactggtgagagagctgagtcccgaacgcaccaatagcaGCATCACGTCAGCACTTGGGCACAGATACGATCTGTTTggcttttttaatcataattctttttattcattacactcttttgcatgcgtattctcattgatactcattgataatcAACaccgtaacaatgttgtcaaaagaattcagagactttttgtactttaaaagtggtgcaatgaccaaaaaatgcacacattttcatggatTTTTGCTAAAGTCAAAGCTTGGAACAGatgttaatttaaataaaataacagaattgaaaaataaagatatCATGAATTGCATGTAACTTAAAACAAGTTTCTCTGCctcattaatatatttttttcacatgtaaCATATAATTTCAATTCATCGACAAAGTTAGACTTAACTTTGCAGTAGTGTACGTATTTACaaacattaataaaatatttatcttgtctTTCAAACAGGATCTGGATGCTGCTTTTCCCATAATTGACAAATACAAAGACCAACTTGTGGCCATTGGAGAGGTAAGAATAAGCAAAATAATGCAATTGGCAAAACATTTACGGTTAATGCTCTGTTAATGTTAAATAACATTTCCTTCATAATTTTATTCCTTGCCATGTatatctttaaaataaaaattggcatGCGTCTGAGCATTTTCTCATGGCTCTAAATAAAAGGACAAAATTATGCAAACAGAATAATTTTACGAATAACTTTATACGTCAAGGGActatttatgattaaaaaagtaACTTCATACCATACAAACCGGGTTTATAAACCTGATTATAGATCAcgtaggccacaatattaacatttggttaACAAGTGTGTTctatacaaacaaaaatgtaatgtcacaTGGATACCAGGTCtcaattaaaatatgtttttatcattcataattatatttgtccattttattttcatatatagggttatattgatttttttattaaatattttcagaattaataaaaatgcgctatgttgttgttgttttaaatgtgtttttatttaacttgACAAGCGATGTTAAAAGCTTATCGTATTTTcccttgctttttgtttttattatgaaaaaaatccaaacattttaaacaatcCAAAAATTCAACAGCTAAGTTAACTTATTAGATGCCATGCGGTAATTAttctagatgtctaatccattttgactgggagtgttGGCACGTAATGATCGCTGCCAGtcttctcagtcaaaatggaatggaccTCTTGCGCAGTCATTGGCAGCAATTGAGTTAAATGTAGTTAATAACActtgggtttaaaaaaacaaaacaaaacaaaaaccttaGGAGATTTTCTATTTTAACTATTTTTCCTAGGTGGGTTTGGATTTTACACCCAGGTACGTGACCAGTGAGTCAGACAAAGAGAGCCAGAGGCAGGTTTTGATCCACCAGGCACGTCTAGCCAAAGAGCTAGACCTCCCTCTGTAAGTCTTCACGTCAAAAAAACATGTCCAAAAGCCCCCAAATGCTGCTAAGAGAATTTTCTCTGCATTTTTGTTAGAAATGTTCACTCACGTTCGGCAGGGAGACCCACAATCCAGCTCCTGAAAGAGCAAGGTGATATCTTATGTTACTAATGACTACATATGTACTGTATACTCTTCATATATAATGGCATTTTAAAGTCATCAATTAGAATATACAGGCATGCGTATAGCTTGATGGACCATTGTCTTTTTACTCTATGATGTATGATTGGTCAATGGTTGTTAAGGAGGCGGAATTTGCGAAAGGTCAATTCCAAGG from Stigmatopora argus isolate UIUO_Sarg chromosome 15, RoL_Sarg_1.0, whole genome shotgun sequence carries:
- the LOC144090035 gene encoding putative deoxyribonuclease TATDN3 isoform X2, with amino-acid sequence MRGYLDCHCHISSGDFDKDLDTVIEDSKAAGLLALLAVAEHAGEFDKIIALSKRFPGFVFPCLGVHPVQEVSSDEHRSASLLDLDAAFPIIDKYKDQLVAIGEVGLDFTPRYVTSESDKESQRQVLIHQARLAKELDLPLNVHSRSAGRPTIQLLKEQGAEKVLLHAFDGRPSVALEGAKAGYYFSIPPSIVRSEQQKLVKLLPLENMCLETDSPALGPEKQVRNEPKNIVISAKYISMVKGVPVEEVMQTTTRNALRLFPKLKSVLKL
- the LOC144090035 gene encoding putative deoxyribonuclease TATDN3 isoform X1, with product MRGYLDCHCHISSGDFDKDLDTVIEDSKAAGLLALLAVAEHAGEFDKIIALSKRFPGFVFPCLGVHPVQEVSSDEHRSASLLDLDAAFPIIDKYKDQLVAIGEVGLDFTPRYVTSESDKESQRQVLIHQARLAKELDLPLNVHSRSAGRPTIQLLKEQGAEKVLLHAFDGRPSVALEGAKAGYYFSIPPSIVRSEQKQKLVKLLPLENMCLETDSPALGPEKQVRNEPKNIVISAKYISMVKGVPVEEVMQTTTRNALRLFPKLKSVLKL
- the fuca2 gene encoding plasma alpha-L-fucosidase gives rise to the protein MTALTAKFVLLWLIYLRINEAKYEPNWESIDSRPLPDWYDQAKFGIFIHWGVFSVPSFGSEWFWWYWKGQKLPSYEAFMQRNYPPGFKYQDFAPQFTAEFFDAKQWVDIFSASGAKYIVLTTKHHEGFTLWGSETSWNWNAIDVGPKRDLVAEVASTLRTHTDLRLGLYHSLFEWFHPLFLQDAANNFSTNRFPLAKSLPELYQLVMTYKPDVLWSDGDGDAPESYWNSTGFLAWLYNDSPVRDTVVTNDRWGLGSICKHGGYYTCADRYQPGHLLPHKWENCMTIDKKSWGYRRNAPLADYLSIEEIVEMLVETVSCGGNLLMNVGPTADGTIAPIFEERLRQMGQWLGVNGEAVYNSSAWRAQKDSVTPGVWYTAKSWQDTIFAFFFEWPAKGTLLLSEPGFKSGHTQVMLLGHGPLQWEPAATGGLWVFLPQLSIRQMPCQWAWTLKLTGAK